A DNA window from Desulfovibrio sp. contains the following coding sequences:
- the groL gene encoding chaperonin GroEL (60 kDa chaperone family; promotes refolding of misfolded polypeptides especially under stressful conditions; forms two stacked rings of heptamers to form a barrel-shaped 14mer; ends can be capped by GroES; misfolded proteins enter the barrel where they are refolded when GroES binds), with the protein MSAKEILFDVKAREKLARGVDKLANAVKVTLGPKGRNVAIEKSFGAPVITKDGVTVAKEIELTDKFENMGAQLVKEVASKTSDAAGDGTTTATILAQAIYREGTKLVAAGRNPMAIKRGVDKAVEALIAELSNLAKPTRDQKEIAQIGTISANSDATIGNIIAEAMSKVGKEGVITVEEAKGLETTMDVVEGMRFDRGYLSPYFVTNTEKMVCEMDNPYILCTEKKISSMKDMLPVLEQVAKVNRPLMIIAEDVEGEALATLVVNKLRGALQVVAVKAPGFGDRRKAMLQDIAVLTGGQVASDDTGSKLESMTLAELGTAKRIVIDKENTTIVDGAGKGDDIKARVKQIRAQIEDSTSDYDREKLQERLAKLVGGVAVVHVGAATEVEMKEKKDRVEDALNATRAAVEEGIVPGGGTALIRVSKVLNDIKPADDDELAGVNIIRRSIEEPLRQIAHNAGFEGSIVVEKVRQGKDGFGFNAATGEYEDLIKAGVIDPKKVTRTALQNAASVASLLLTTECAIAEKPEPKSAAPAMPDMGGMGGMGGMGGMY; encoded by the coding sequence AGCTCGCCAATGCCGTTAAAGTGACCCTTGGCCCCAAGGGCCGCAATGTCGCCATTGAAAAGTCCTTCGGCGCTCCCGTCATCACCAAGGACGGCGTGACCGTGGCCAAGGAAATCGAACTGACCGACAAGTTCGAAAACATGGGCGCCCAGCTCGTCAAGGAAGTGGCCTCCAAGACCTCTGACGCCGCTGGCGACGGTACCACCACCGCCACCATTCTGGCCCAGGCCATCTACCGCGAAGGCACCAAACTTGTGGCCGCTGGCCGCAACCCCATGGCCATCAAGCGCGGCGTGGACAAGGCTGTTGAAGCCCTGATCGCCGAGCTGTCCAACCTGGCCAAGCCCACCCGCGACCAGAAGGAAATTGCCCAGATCGGCACCATTTCCGCCAACTCCGACGCCACCATCGGCAACATCATCGCCGAAGCCATGTCCAAAGTGGGCAAGGAAGGCGTGATCACCGTTGAGGAAGCCAAGGGTCTGGAAACCACCATGGACGTGGTGGAAGGCATGCGCTTTGACCGCGGCTACCTCTCCCCCTATTTCGTGACCAACACCGAAAAGATGGTCTGCGAAATGGACAATCCTTACATCCTCTGCACCGAGAAGAAAATCTCCAGCATGAAAGACATGCTGCCCGTGCTTGAGCAGGTTGCCAAGGTGAACCGTCCGCTCATGATCATCGCTGAAGACGTGGAAGGCGAAGCCCTTGCCACTCTGGTGGTCAACAAGCTGCGCGGCGCCCTGCAGGTTGTGGCCGTGAAGGCCCCCGGCTTCGGCGACCGCCGCAAGGCCATGCTTCAGGATATCGCCGTGCTGACCGGCGGCCAGGTGGCTTCTGACGACACCGGCTCCAAGCTTGAAAGCATGACCCTTGCCGAACTTGGCACCGCCAAGCGTATTGTCATCGACAAGGAAAACACCACCATCGTTGACGGCGCTGGTAAGGGCGACGACATCAAGGCCCGCGTGAAGCAGATCCGTGCCCAGATTGAAGACAGCACCTCTGACTACGACCGCGAAAAGCTCCAGGAACGCCTGGCCAAGCTCGTGGGCGGCGTGGCCGTTGTGCATGTGGGCGCTGCCACCGAAGTGGAAATGAAGGAAAAGAAAGACCGCGTTGAAGACGCCCTGAACGCCACCCGCGCTGCCGTTGAAGAAGGCATCGTGCCTGGCGGCGGCACTGCGCTGATCCGCGTTTCCAAGGTGCTGAACGACATCAAGCCCGCCGACGACGACGAACTTGCTGGCGTGAACATCATCCGCCGTTCCATTGAAGAACCCCTGCGCCAGATCGCCCACAATGCCGGCTTTGAAGGCTCCATCGTGGTCGAAAAGGTTCGCCAGGGCAAGGACGGCTTCGGCTTCAACGCCGCCACCGGCGAATACGAAGACCTCATCAAGGCTGGCGTTATCGACCCCAAAAAGGTTACCCGTACAGCCCTGCAGAACGCCGCTTCCGTGGCTTCCCTGCTGCTGACCACCGAATGCGCCATTGCTGAAAAGCCCGAACCCAAGAGCGCGGCTCCTGCCATGCCCGACATGGGCGGCATGGGCGGCATGGGTGGCATGGGCGGCATGTACTAA